The proteins below come from a single Caldisalinibacter kiritimatiensis genomic window:
- a CDS encoding acetyl-CoA hydrolase/transferase family protein encodes MNVNELYKSKVISVEEALSKIKSNDNIVSALSAAEPREILSKLHTIADRVENVNVTTCLPMANYEYFMNPEYKDSFFMDGWFYSPGIRKAHKNGNVSYIPNHLHLAAYKRLAHRKPNVFLGTAAPMDKHGYISLSLSATYEREMIDNADLVILEVNPNMPRTFGDTIIHISEVDYIVETDYQVPELPVLEPSDKDRIIGKFIADLIEDGSTIQLGIGGIPNAVTAELMDKKDLGIHTEMFTDGMVDLYEAGVITSKKKTLMPGKTVATFALGTRKLYDFIDDNPAVNIMRGAWVNDPYVVGKNHKMVSINTTLQVDLTGQCCSESLGHKHFSGTGGQADTAIGAQNSPGGKSIIALYSTAKVRVPGSDKRKVVSKIVPRLDYGAAVTLSRNDVDYVVTEYGVASLRGTSIRERVERLINIAHPDFRAELRKEAKELMIW; translated from the coding sequence ATGAACGTAAACGAATTATATAAAAGTAAAGTAATTAGTGTAGAAGAGGCTTTAAGTAAGATTAAATCAAATGATAATATAGTTTCAGCATTATCAGCTGCAGAACCAAGAGAAATTTTATCTAAACTTCATACTATTGCAGATAGAGTTGAAAATGTAAATGTAACAACATGTTTGCCTATGGCAAATTATGAATATTTTATGAATCCAGAATATAAAGACAGTTTCTTTATGGATGGTTGGTTCTATAGTCCAGGTATAAGAAAAGCACATAAAAATGGCAATGTATCATATATCCCTAATCACTTACACTTAGCAGCCTACAAAAGGTTAGCACATAGAAAACCTAATGTATTTTTAGGTACTGCTGCGCCAATGGATAAACACGGATATATATCCTTGTCTTTAAGTGCTACATATGAAAGAGAAATGATAGATAATGCAGATTTAGTAATATTAGAAGTAAATCCTAATATGCCAAGAACCTTTGGTGATACAATCATTCATATAAGCGAAGTTGATTATATTGTAGAAACTGATTATCAAGTTCCAGAACTTCCTGTACTTGAACCTTCAGACAAAGACAGAATAATTGGTAAGTTTATAGCAGACCTTATAGAGGACGGCTCTACTATACAATTAGGAATAGGTGGTATTCCTAATGCAGTTACTGCTGAACTAATGGATAAAAAGGATTTAGGAATACATACTGAAATGTTTACCGATGGTATGGTTGACTTATATGAAGCAGGGGTTATAACAAGTAAGAAAAAGACATTGATGCCAGGAAAAACGGTAGCAACTTTTGCATTGGGTACAAGAAAATTATATGACTTTATAGATGACAATCCAGCAGTTAATATTATGAGAGGAGCTTGGGTAAATGACCCTTATGTAGTAGGCAAAAACCATAAAATGGTTTCAATAAATACTACATTACAAGTTGACTTAACAGGACAGTGTTGTTCAGAGTCATTAGGACATAAGCATTTCAGTGGAACAGGAGGCCAGGCTGATACTGCAATAGGAGCTCAAAATTCTCCAGGAGGAAAGTCTATAATAGCCTTATATTCAACAGCTAAAGTTAGAGTGCCAGGTAGTGATAAAAGAAAAGTAGTATCTAAGATAGTTCCAAGATTAGATTATGGAGCAGCTGTTACATTGTCTAGAAATGATGTTGACTATGTTGTGACAGAATATGGAGTTGCTTCTTTAAGAGGAACATCAATAAGGGAAAGAGTAGAAAGACTAATTAATATAGCTCATCCAGACTTTAGAGCTGAATTAAGAAAGGAAGCTAAGGAATTGATGATTTGGTAG
- a CDS encoding alpha/beta fold hydrolase, whose amino-acid sequence MSREVVLKSVELPNGETLGYRETVKGEKIVLLVHGNMTSSKHWDILIDRLPEKYKIYAVDLRGFGKSTYNKPINSIKDFSEDIKLFVDELGIKGFTIAGWSTGGGVSMQFTADYPEYVEKLILVESVGIKGYPIYKKDEKGQPIVGELLKTKKEIAKDPVQVLPVLNAYANKDKNYLRNLWNMLIYTHNQPSEERYEEYLDDMLTQRNLVDVDYALLTFNISNENNGVVDGTGDVDKINVPTLVIQGDRDYVVPMNMGKEIAVSIGDNAKLVIMEDSGHSPLIDNLDKLTNVIVDFIN is encoded by the coding sequence ATGTCAAGAGAAGTTGTTTTAAAAAGTGTTGAATTACCTAATGGAGAAACATTAGGGTATAGGGAAACTGTAAAGGGTGAAAAGATAGTATTATTAGTTCATGGTAATATGACATCATCAAAACATTGGGACATATTAATTGATAGACTCCCAGAGAAATATAAGATTTATGCTGTAGACTTAAGAGGCTTCGGGAAGTCAACATACAATAAACCAATAAATTCTATAAAGGATTTTTCAGAGGATATTAAATTATTTGTAGATGAGCTAGGTATTAAAGGATTTACTATAGCGGGATGGTCAACTGGTGGTGGCGTTAGTATGCAGTTTACAGCTGATTATCCTGAATATGTAGAAAAACTAATATTAGTAGAATCGGTTGGAATAAAGGGTTATCCTATATACAAAAAAGATGAAAAAGGACAGCCAATTGTAGGAGAATTATTAAAAACTAAAAAAGAAATTGCTAAAGACCCAGTACAGGTGTTACCAGTATTAAATGCTTATGCTAATAAGGATAAAAATTATCTAAGAAATTTATGGAATATGTTAATTTATACTCATAATCAACCTAGTGAAGAAAGATATGAAGAGTACTTAGATGATATGTTAACACAGAGAAATCTTGTAGATGTTGATTATGCTTTACTAACTTTCAATATTTCAAATGAAAACAATGGTGTAGTAGATGGAACAGGTGATGTAGATAAAATTAATGTACCTACATTAGTTATTCAAGGAGATAGAGATTACGTTGTTCCTATGAATATGGGTAAAGAAATAGCAGTAAGTATAGGAGATAACGCTAAGCTAGTCATTATGGAGGATAGTGGCCACTCACCATTGATTGATAATTTAGATAAGCTTACTAATGTTATAGTAGATTTTATAAACTAA
- a CDS encoding alpha/beta fold hydrolase — MPYLSVNDKNIYYEMYGEGEPLVVLNGIMMSTASWQAFIEPFSKQYKLVLMDFVDQGKSEKVEEIYTQDLQAEVLKGLIDKLGFTKVHLLGISYGGEVALKFALKYQDKINSLILSNTTSYTNELLKDLGKAWIKAAKTYDGETFFRTVIPSVYSIEFYDNNIEWLRKREKLFIQLFTKEWYDAFVRLVISAESLNVTEQLHEINVPTLIIGSEYDSTTPLRLQEHIYKRIKDSKFVVIKGAGHASMYEKPYEFVSIVLGFLNTYRYSFNIV; from the coding sequence ATGCCTTATCTTTCAGTGAACGATAAAAACATATATTATGAAATGTATGGTGAAGGAGAGCCTTTAGTTGTTTTAAATGGTATAATGATGAGTACAGCAAGCTGGCAAGCATTTATTGAGCCTTTTTCTAAGCAATACAAACTAGTGCTTATGGATTTTGTTGACCAGGGTAAATCAGAAAAAGTAGAAGAAATTTATACTCAAGATTTGCAGGCTGAAGTATTAAAAGGGCTTATAGATAAGTTAGGTTTTACAAAAGTACATTTATTAGGAATTTCATATGGTGGAGAAGTTGCACTTAAGTTTGCATTAAAATATCAAGATAAAATAAATAGTTTAATTTTAAGCAATACTACAAGCTATACCAATGAATTACTTAAAGACTTAGGAAAGGCATGGATAAAAGCAGCTAAAACGTATGACGGAGAGACCTTCTTTAGGACGGTCATACCATCAGTATATTCTATAGAGTTTTATGACAATAATATTGAGTGGTTAAGAAAAAGAGAAAAGTTATTTATACAACTATTTACAAAGGAATGGTATGATGCCTTTGTTAGATTAGTAATTAGTGCAGAGAGTTTAAATGTAACAGAGCAACTACATGAAATTAATGTACCTACATTAATTATAGGCTCAGAATATGATTCAACTACACCATTAAGACTACAAGAACATATCTATAAAAGAATAAAAGATTCAAAATTTGTTGTGATAAAAGGAGCAGGTCATGCTTCTATGTATGAGAAACCTTATGAATTTGTTTCAATTGTATTAGGTTTCTTAAACACTTATAGATATTCATTTAACATAGTTTAA
- a CDS encoding LCP family protein, with translation MKHFFKVFSIVFLCCLLALGSMFAAFLYFSSAQAGDNNSEQTNISENASEGGKETESEESKEPDDPLQKAIKESKRLNVLLLGLEGPRTDTIIFASFDPVTKKVDMISIPRDTYWHREGFDEADKRKINAVYGDWGVNGTKRAIESLLGGVPIHHYVKVTYKGVEEIVDSLGGVEVNVPFHMKYEDPTDDPPLVIDIPKGHQLLNGEQAVKFLRFRKSNDGKTGYRDGDLGRIRAQQQFIKSAIRKSLSYRLPIVARTVYKYVKTDVGITDVMKYVNDVIGIKLDNVSMTTLPGRPIYKFGLSYYSYDKDKVRELIMDIYNAEDEQDVESAQ, from the coding sequence ATGAAGCATTTTTTTAAGGTGTTTTCAATTGTGTTTCTATGTTGTTTGCTAGCATTAGGTTCTATGTTTGCTGCATTTTTATATTTTAGTAGTGCACAAGCAGGAGATAATAATTCAGAGCAAACTAATATAAGTGAAAATGCATCAGAAGGTGGAAAAGAGACAGAATCAGAAGAGTCAAAAGAACCTGATGACCCACTACAAAAGGCGATAAAGGAAAGTAAAAGATTAAATGTATTATTACTTGGTCTTGAGGGCCCTAGAACTGATACTATTATATTTGCTAGTTTTGACCCTGTAACTAAGAAAGTAGATATGATTTCTATACCCAGAGATACTTATTGGCATAGAGAAGGTTTTGACGAAGCTGACAAGAGAAAGATAAATGCAGTATATGGCGATTGGGGAGTAAATGGAACAAAAAGAGCCATAGAAAGTCTTTTAGGTGGAGTTCCTATACATCATTATGTAAAGGTTACTTACAAAGGAGTAGAAGAAATAGTTGATTCATTAGGTGGGGTAGAGGTAAATGTACCGTTTCATATGAAATATGAAGATCCAACTGATGACCCACCATTAGTAATCGATATACCAAAAGGACATCAGTTATTAAATGGAGAACAAGCGGTTAAATTTTTAAGATTTAGAAAGAGCAATGATGGTAAAACAGGATATAGAGATGGAGATTTAGGTAGAATTAGGGCTCAGCAGCAGTTTATAAAGTCAGCTATACGCAAGTCATTAAGTTACAGACTCCCTATAGTAGCTAGGACTGTATATAAATACGTTAAGACAGATGTAGGCATAACAGATGTTATGAAGTATGTAAATGATGTAATTGGTATAAAATTAGATAATGTATCTATGACTACATTACCGGGTAGACCTATATATAAATTTGGTCTTTCATACTATTCTTATGATAAGGATAAAGTTAGAGAATTAATAATGGATATTTACAATGCAGAAGATGAACAAGATGTAGAAAGTGCACAATAA
- the murC gene encoding UDP-N-acetylmuramate--L-alanine ligase has product MFTFNIDNHKYNHVYFIGIGGISMSALAEILLSNGYKVSGSDMKYSPIIEKLRQKGAKIYIGHSEENIKDIDLIVYTSAISNDNPELVKAKQLNIPTIDRATFLGQLMKNYENSIAVAGTHGKTTTTGMLSIILDNSEISPTILLGGKLDQIGGNVKLGDNECLLTEACEYKGNFLKFYPTTGIILNIEEDHLDYFKDINHIVDTFKDFASLIPSNGALIINNDDEHASQVIKKANCNVITFGINNNSDITATNIKFNNAGFPTFDVKIKDKLIENVTLGVMGIHNIYNSLAAIACTYNIGISTETIISSLKSYTGTHRRFETKGKVNNITIIDDYAHHPTEIKTTLDTAKKIKANNVWCIFQPHTYTRTKALLNEFSHAFNDADKVIVTDIYAAREKDTGIIHSKDLVNKIKSQDVDVVYMKDFEDIAKYIFKNADDGDIVITMGAGDIFKVGEMLLNNQMDYSA; this is encoded by the coding sequence ATGTTTACTTTCAATATAGATAACCATAAATATAACCACGTTTATTTTATAGGAATAGGTGGCATTAGCATGAGTGCTTTAGCCGAGATACTTTTATCTAATGGCTATAAAGTCTCTGGCTCTGATATGAAATACTCTCCTATTATAGAGAAGCTAAGACAAAAAGGAGCAAAAATCTATATAGGTCATAGTGAAGAAAATATAAAAGACATAGACCTTATAGTATATACTTCTGCTATTTCAAATGATAATCCTGAATTAGTGAAAGCGAAACAGCTAAATATCCCCACAATAGATAGAGCCACGTTTTTAGGGCAACTAATGAAAAACTATGAAAATTCAATAGCCGTAGCTGGTACCCACGGAAAAACCACTACAACTGGAATGCTATCTATTATACTGGATAACTCTGAAATATCTCCTACAATACTTTTAGGAGGAAAACTAGACCAAATAGGTGGTAATGTAAAGCTTGGAGATAATGAGTGTTTATTAACAGAAGCTTGTGAGTATAAAGGCAATTTTCTTAAGTTTTATCCTACAACAGGAATCATACTTAATATTGAAGAAGACCACCTTGATTACTTCAAAGATATCAACCATATAGTAGACACTTTTAAAGACTTTGCTTCTTTAATACCTTCTAATGGAGCTTTAATTATAAACAATGATGATGAACATGCGTCTCAAGTAATTAAAAAAGCTAACTGTAATGTTATAACATTTGGTATTAATAATAACAGTGATATTACTGCCACTAACATAAAATTTAACAATGCAGGATTCCCTACTTTTGACGTAAAAATAAAAGATAAGTTAATAGAAAATGTTACTTTAGGTGTAATGGGAATTCACAACATATATAACTCATTAGCTGCGATTGCTTGCACTTATAATATTGGTATTTCTACAGAAACTATAATTAGCTCACTTAAAAGCTATACAGGAACCCATAGAAGGTTCGAAACCAAAGGTAAAGTCAATAATATAACAATAATAGACGATTACGCACATCATCCAACTGAAATTAAAACTACACTAGATACTGCAAAAAAAATAAAAGCTAATAATGTGTGGTGTATATTCCAACCACATACTTATACAAGGACCAAAGCTTTACTTAATGAATTTAGCCATGCTTTCAATGATGCTGATAAAGTTATTGTTACTGATATTTATGCTGCAAGGGAAAAGGATACTGGTATTATACACTCTAAAGATTTAGTAAATAAAATAAAATCTCAAGATGTTGATGTAGTATATATGAAAGACTTTGAAGATATAGCTAAATATATATTTAAAAATGCAGACGATGGAGACATAGTAATAACAATGGGAGCTGGAGATATCTTTAAAGTAGGAGAAATGTTATTAAATAATCAAATGGATTACAGCGCGTAA
- the purR gene encoding pur operon repressor has protein sequence MRKLRRNHRIGALMNILTERPNHIFTYNYFTERFNAAKSTISEDIVIAKELVEELDLGCIETISGAAGGVKFVPKMSKERTKEFLVELSDKFKEKDRLLTGGFIYMTDILYSPNIANCIGKVFASKFLTEEIDYVVTVETKGIPISMMTAQALDVPLVIIRRNARVTEGPTVSINYVTGSTKKIQTMSLSRRAIKEGSKVLVVDDFMKAGGTAKGIQDMMKEFKADVAGIGVLIATEEPKKKLVDNYISLLTLKGIDEEKQEIYIEPNLDILEG, from the coding sequence GTGAGGAAGCTAAGAAGAAATCATAGAATTGGTGCTTTAATGAATATTTTGACTGAAAGACCTAATCATATATTTACATATAATTATTTTACTGAAAGATTTAATGCAGCTAAATCTACAATAAGTGAAGATATTGTTATAGCTAAAGAATTAGTAGAGGAGTTAGATTTAGGTTGTATAGAGACAATATCAGGTGCAGCTGGTGGTGTTAAATTTGTACCTAAAATGTCTAAAGAAAGGACAAAGGAATTTCTTGTTGAATTAAGTGATAAATTCAAGGAGAAGGATAGATTATTAACAGGTGGGTTTATATATATGACAGATATTCTATATTCTCCCAATATTGCCAACTGCATAGGCAAAGTATTTGCATCAAAGTTCTTAACAGAAGAAATAGATTATGTAGTAACTGTAGAAACTAAAGGAATACCTATATCTATGATGACCGCTCAAGCACTTGATGTTCCACTAGTCATTATTAGAAGAAATGCTAGAGTTACTGAAGGACCAACAGTTAGCATAAACTATGTTACAGGGTCTACTAAAAAGATTCAGACTATGTCATTGTCAAGAAGAGCTATAAAAGAAGGCTCAAAGGTATTAGTAGTAGACGATTTTATGAAAGCAGGGGGAACTGCTAAGGGTATTCAAGATATGATGAAAGAATTCAAAGCTGATGTAGCTGGTATTGGTGTTTTGATAGCTACAGAGGAGCCTAAAAAGAAATTAGTAGATAACTATATTTCTCTATTAACATTAAAGGGAATAGATGAAGAAAAACAAGAAATATACATTGAACCTAATCTTGATATATTAGAAGGTTGA